One window of the Fusobacteriaceae bacterium genome contains the following:
- a CDS encoding adhesion protein FadA codes for MKKFLLVSVVLAAFSLALPAAEASRERINELEASLQALQQQEQAMLEARRQEAVSAQERLRGQKSILAQIQKREAQIEKFKDYKFFKPEYKLLKDRYTSLRKELEGEMRKQDVLIKNLTTK; via the coding sequence ATGAAAAAGTTTTTATTGGTAAGCGTAGTATTGGCTGCTTTTTCACTGGCATTGCCGGCGGCCGAGGCATCGAGGGAAAGAATTAACGAATTGGAGGCGTCTCTGCAGGCTTTGCAGCAACAGGAACAGGCCATGCTGGAGGCAAGAAGGCAGGAGGCGGTATCCGCCCAGGAAAGACTTCGCGGTCAGAAATCCATTCTCGCGCAGATTCAGAAACGTGAAGCGCAGATTGAGAAATTCAAGGACTACAAGTTTTTCAAACCGGAATACAAACTCTTGAAGGATCGTTATACCAGTCTGAGAAAAGAACTGGAAGGGGAAATGAGAAAGCAGGACGTACTGATCAAGAATCTCACTACAAAATAA
- the fumC gene encoding class II fumarate hydratase: protein MKYRIEKDSMGEVRVPEDVLWGPQTQRSFENFQIGSEKMPMELIRAFALLKKAVAMANRDRGKLDRVKCRLITSVCDEILAGKLDDQFPLSVWQTGSGTQSNMNVNEVIANRGNELAGEKLLHPNDDANMSQSSNDSFPTAMHLAAVTAIREKLFPALDALVASFARLEDENRGIVKTGRTHLQDAVPVAFSQEISGWRCMLQKSRGMIEGSLTGLCELALGGTAVGTGLNAPPGFAEAAVGILADLSGFPFKPAENKFYALTAKDQFVYAHGALKGLAADLMKIANDIRWLASGPRCGLGEITLPENEPGSSIMPGKVNPTQCEALTMVAVQVMANDTAVGIAASQGNFELNVYMPLCVHNFLQSVRLLADAMVSFEKNCVAGIKANRPKMAENLAKSLMTVTALNPLIGYDKAAQTAKLAYAENISLREACLRLGFLDGEKFDAVFHPEDMV, encoded by the coding sequence ATGAAATACCGTATAGAAAAAGATTCCATGGGCGAGGTGCGGGTGCCCGAAGACGTGCTCTGGGGGCCGCAAACCCAGCGGAGTTTTGAAAATTTCCAAATCGGGAGCGAAAAAATGCCCATGGAGCTGATCCGGGCCTTCGCGCTTTTGAAAAAGGCTGTGGCAATGGCCAATCGCGACAGGGGCAAACTGGACCGAGTGAAATGCAGGCTGATCACGTCTGTCTGCGACGAAATCTTGGCGGGAAAACTGGACGATCAGTTTCCGCTTTCGGTCTGGCAGACAGGCTCCGGCACCCAGAGCAACATGAACGTCAACGAAGTCATCGCCAACCGCGGCAACGAATTGGCGGGCGAAAAGCTGCTCCATCCCAACGACGACGCCAACATGTCCCAGAGCAGCAACGATTCCTTTCCGACGGCCATGCATCTGGCCGCCGTGACCGCAATCCGGGAAAAATTGTTTCCGGCGCTGGACGCGCTGGTCGCAAGCTTCGCGCGTCTTGAAGACGAAAACCGGGGGATTGTCAAGACCGGCAGAACCCACTTGCAAGACGCCGTGCCGGTGGCTTTTTCACAGGAAATCAGCGGCTGGCGCTGCATGCTTCAGAAAAGTCGCGGAATGATCGAAGGAAGCCTTACGGGCCTCTGTGAGCTGGCTCTCGGGGGGACCGCCGTGGGAACGGGACTGAACGCCCCTCCGGGCTTCGCGGAAGCGGCCGTGGGGATTCTCGCAGACTTGAGCGGGTTTCCCTTCAAGCCGGCGGAAAATAAATTTTACGCGCTGACGGCCAAAGATCAGTTCGTTTACGCCCACGGGGCCTTGAAGGGGCTCGCGGCCGATCTCATGAAGATCGCAAACGACATCCGCTGGCTGGCCTCGGGCCCCCGCTGCGGATTGGGCGAGATAACGCTTCCCGAAAACGAACCGGGCAGCTCCATTATGCCGGGAAAAGTCAATCCGACCCAATGCGAGGCCCTGACCATGGTGGCGGTCCAGGTCATGGCCAATGACACGGCCGTGGGGATCGCGGCGTCCCAGGGGAATTTTGAACTCAATGTCTACATGCCGCTCTGCGTACACAATTTTCTCCAGAGCGTGAGACTATTGGCCGACGCCATGGTTTCCTTCGAGAAGAACTGCGTCGCGGGCATAAAGGCCAATCGGCCGAAGATGGCCGAAAATCTCGCCAAATCACTGATGACCGTGACGGCGCTTAATCCTTTGATCGGGTATGATAAAGCGGCACAGACCGCCAAACTCGCCTACGCCGAAAATATCTCGCTGCGGGAGGCCTGCCTGCGCCTGGGTTTTCTCGACGGGGAAAAATTTGACGCTGTCTTTCATCCCGAAGATATGGTATAA
- a CDS encoding epoxyqueuosine reductase QueH, which produces MEACIEKTKAFEKKPSLLLHVCCAPCATAVLECLAPHFALTLFFYNPNITGSAEYEKRKAELIRYIREKFAQTEILDGPYEPERDFFPRVKGLESEPEGGARCGLCYELRLRETVKRAKADGFDYFGTVLSISPRKNAAKINKIGAALSEAAGVQWLPADFKKKDRYLQSIRLSKAAGLYRQDFCGCVFSLQQKPVGDKGQA; this is translated from the coding sequence ATGGAAGCGTGTATAGAAAAAACGAAGGCTTTTGAGAAAAAGCCTTCTTTGTTGTTGCATGTCTGCTGCGCGCCTTGCGCCACGGCCGTGCTCGAGTGTCTGGCGCCGCATTTTGCGCTGACGCTTTTTTTCTACAACCCCAATATTACGGGGTCCGCCGAATATGAAAAACGGAAGGCGGAGCTTATTCGCTATATCCGGGAAAAATTCGCTCAAACGGAAATCCTCGACGGGCCCTATGAACCGGAGCGGGACTTTTTCCCACGGGTAAAAGGCCTGGAAAGCGAGCCCGAAGGCGGCGCCCGCTGCGGGCTTTGTTATGAGCTCCGGCTCCGGGAGACCGTCAAGCGCGCAAAGGCCGACGGCTTTGATTACTTCGGAACCGTCCTCAGCATAAGCCCCCGCAAAAACGCGGCGAAGATCAATAAAATCGGCGCTGCCCTTTCCGAAGCCGCGGGCGTCCAATGGCTCCCCGCGGACTTCAAGAAAAAAGACCGCTACCTCCAAAGTATCCGGCTCTCAAAGGCCGCGGGACTCTACCGGCAGGACTTTTGCGGCTGCGTGTTCTCGCTTCAGCAAAAGCCCGTAGGAGACAAGGGCCAGGCTTAA
- a CDS encoding NADP-dependent malic enzyme, with translation MKDLYAISLEAHEKAKGKFSVEPKVEVNNIDDLSIYYSPGVAEPCRKIAENVNNAYKYTAKGNMLAIITDGSAVLGLGDIGPEAGIPVLEGKSMLFKKLAGIDAMPIALGTKDTEQIIQTIKNISPSFGAIDLEDIGAPRCIEIETRLKKELDIPVFHDDQHGASIAATAGMINAFKLVGKKFSDVKAVVCGAGAAGSSIIKMLIAMGVHNILAVDKMGILRRSDKDYYDFNMTFLAEVTNIGDIKGDLGTAIEGADIFIGVSAANILTRDMVRRMNRDPVIFAMANPTPEIMPADAKEAGARVVGTGRSDFPNQINNILVFPGIFKGALSARARKITDSMKMAAAYGIASLVSESELREDYVVPGPLDPRLADTVADAVARKAIEEGVCRREFIDNKYF, from the coding sequence GTGAAAGATCTGTACGCGATTTCTCTGGAAGCTCATGAAAAAGCCAAAGGAAAGTTTTCCGTGGAACCCAAGGTCGAGGTCAACAATATCGATGACCTTTCGATTTATTATTCGCCCGGAGTCGCAGAACCCTGCAGGAAGATCGCTGAAAATGTCAATAACGCCTACAAATATACGGCCAAGGGGAATATGCTCGCCATCATTACCGACGGCTCGGCGGTCCTGGGCCTCGGCGATATCGGGCCCGAGGCCGGGATTCCCGTCCTTGAAGGTAAGAGCATGCTGTTTAAAAAGCTCGCGGGCATAGACGCCATGCCCATTGCCCTAGGAACCAAAGACACGGAGCAGATTATTCAGACCATCAAAAATATCTCGCCCTCCTTCGGCGCCATCGACCTCGAGGATATCGGCGCGCCGCGCTGTATCGAGATCGAGACCCGACTCAAGAAGGAACTCGATATCCCGGTATTTCATGACGACCAGCACGGGGCATCCATCGCGGCTACTGCCGGCATGATTAACGCCTTCAAGCTCGTCGGGAAAAAATTTTCCGACGTCAAGGCCGTGGTCTGCGGGGCCGGCGCGGCCGGCAGTTCCATTATCAAAATGCTGATCGCCATGGGCGTTCATAACATTCTGGCCGTAGATAAAATGGGGATTTTGCGCCGGAGCGACAAAGACTATTATGATTTCAACATGACCTTTCTCGCCGAGGTGACCAATATCGGAGACATCAAAGGGGACCTCGGTACGGCCATCGAAGGGGCCGATATCTTTATCGGCGTCTCGGCGGCCAATATCCTGACGCGGGACATGGTCCGGAGAATGAACCGGGACCCCGTGATCTTCGCCATGGCCAACCCGACGCCGGAGATCATGCCCGCAGACGCCAAAGAAGCCGGCGCCCGGGTTGTGGGCACCGGACGTTCCGATTTTCCCAATCAGATCAACAATATTCTCGTCTTTCCGGGGATCTTCAAAGGCGCGCTTAGCGCACGGGCCCGCAAGATAACGGATTCCATGAAAATGGCGGCCGCTTACGGCATCGCGTCCCTCGTTTCCGAAAGCGAGCTCCGGGAGGACTACGTGGTCCCGGGTCCTCTCGATCCGAGACTGGCCGACACCGTGGCCGACGCCGTAGCCCGGAAGGCCATCGAAGAGGGCGTTTGTCGCCGCGAATTTATCGACAACAAGTATTTTTAA
- a CDS encoding MFS transporter, giving the protein MKNNRYKWFVLVLLSAVNMTTAAVYVWSIFNLPLVAATGWTLPEVSLAYSIQTLVVWIGSFISGKFQTRRTTRAFMWAGALTWSFGWILAGFTRNRLLFYFFFGVVGGLGNGILYNVVIASIGQWFADRKGMALGIVTGVGGLAQMIVSPVGNRLIETRSVFTAFTDIGAGFAVMTLVAAVFYRWPDAGEEAPGAISASDSAPMDLTKFFLLWFIFFACACSGLIMSGHASNMGQSLVGLTSAQGAMLVMLLSVVSFLGRMIMGFLSDRIRTLRLVGVTLWALLASQINLIFCRGIGQFLLSFCLICFSFGAAMCLFPKIVAEQFGNGRVGRNWSIFFSGYTLSAMIGPILTSIFVHRMGAYRYAFYFAAALLSLALVSYGLLLKREHAAAKVLPVESRGL; this is encoded by the coding sequence ATGAAAAACAATCGTTACAAATGGTTTGTCCTTGTTCTGCTGTCGGCGGTCAATATGACCACGGCCGCCGTCTATGTCTGGAGCATCTTCAACCTGCCCCTGGTTGCCGCCACGGGCTGGACGCTCCCCGAAGTCTCTCTCGCTTATTCCATACAGACCCTTGTGGTCTGGATCGGGAGCTTTATTTCCGGTAAATTCCAGACCCGGCGCACGACCCGGGCCTTTATGTGGGCAGGCGCTCTTACCTGGAGCTTCGGTTGGATCCTCGCGGGCTTTACGCGGAACAGGCTCTTGTTTTATTTCTTCTTTGGCGTTGTCGGCGGTCTCGGAAACGGCATTCTCTACAATGTCGTGATCGCTTCCATCGGACAATGGTTCGCGGACCGCAAGGGCATGGCCCTGGGGATCGTGACCGGCGTCGGGGGACTTGCCCAGATGATCGTCTCCCCCGTGGGGAACCGACTCATCGAGACCCGGAGCGTCTTTACGGCGTTTACCGATATCGGCGCGGGCTTCGCGGTCATGACGCTTGTGGCCGCCGTATTCTACCGCTGGCCCGACGCCGGCGAGGAAGCGCCGGGGGCTATAAGCGCCTCCGACAGCGCGCCCATGGACCTGACGAAATTTTTTCTTCTCTGGTTTATCTTCTTTGCCTGCGCCTGCTCTGGCCTCATCATGTCGGGACACGCTTCCAATATGGGCCAGTCCCTCGTGGGTCTCACCTCGGCCCAGGGCGCCATGCTCGTGATGCTCCTTTCGGTGGTGAGCTTTCTCGGGCGCATGATTATGGGCTTTCTCTCGGACCGGATCCGGACGCTCCGCCTTGTGGGCGTAACGCTCTGGGCCCTTTTGGCGAGCCAGATCAATCTGATCTTCTGCCGCGGTATCGGGCAGTTTCTGCTTTCCTTCTGCCTGATCTGCTTTTCCTTCGGCGCGGCCATGTGCCTTTTTCCGAAGATCGTTGCCGAGCAGTTCGGCAACGGGCGCGTGGGGCGCAATTGGTCGATCTTTTTCAGCGGGTATACGCTTTCGGCTATGATCGGACCCATCCTGACTTCGATTTTTGTCCACCGCATGGGCGCTTATCGCTACGCCTTCTATTTCGCGGCGGCGCTTTTAAGCCTGGCCCTTGTCTCCTACGGGCTTTTGCTGAAGCGAGAACACGCAGCCGCAAAAGTCCTGCCGGTAGAGTCCCGCGGCCTTTGA
- a CDS encoding substrate-binding domain-containing protein has protein sequence MKRVLTLCAGILLVSALAFASGKKKLGIVMPAATHGFTGESIKAAQKGAETFSKQMNFDYQFLTANESSEQNNQIDTLLNSKVDAIVLWPLNGNELRSAAMKITEAKIPLVIYDRLIENFKPTVEVMGDNFTIGEKAGAYFSAYFAEELKKGKVNLLEFKGDNSTVPQQRTDGFLKTADKNLVFFQAFSTDWQRQKAREQMESFLINGKKEDVESIRGIFTHDDEVVLGLLDAIAAYDGNKKINIKLISGVQANKDFFAALEAYKGKIDLMTYSFSPVMVRDAVKIGGEILNGKKYDGLVLLPTTEVDAKNYKEYMNSEEYKLRYED, from the coding sequence ATGAAAAGAGTATTGACTTTATGTGCAGGCATCCTTTTGGTAAGCGCCCTGGCCTTTGCCAGCGGCAAAAAGAAGCTGGGTATCGTCATGCCCGCGGCGACCCACGGCTTCACAGGCGAAAGCATCAAGGCCGCCCAGAAAGGCGCCGAGACTTTTTCCAAGCAGATGAATTTCGACTATCAATTCCTGACCGCCAACGAATCCTCCGAGCAGAACAATCAGATCGACACGCTTCTGAACTCCAAAGTGGACGCTATCGTCCTGTGGCCTCTGAACGGAAACGAGCTGAGATCGGCAGCCATGAAGATCACCGAGGCGAAAATCCCCCTCGTGATCTATGACAGACTCATCGAAAACTTCAAACCCACGGTCGAGGTCATGGGCGACAACTTTACGATCGGCGAAAAAGCGGGGGCCTACTTCAGCGCCTATTTCGCGGAGGAATTGAAAAAAGGCAAAGTAAACCTGCTCGAATTCAAGGGGGACAATTCCACGGTGCCGCAACAGCGGACCGACGGTTTCCTCAAGACCGCCGACAAGAACCTCGTGTTCTTCCAGGCCTTCTCCACAGACTGGCAGCGGCAAAAGGCCCGGGAACAGATGGAATCCTTCCTGATCAACGGCAAGAAGGAAGACGTCGAGAGCATCCGCGGCATCTTCACCCATGACGACGAAGTGGTGCTGGGTCTCCTTGACGCCATCGCCGCCTACGACGGCAACAAAAAGATCAACATCAAGCTGATCAGCGGCGTTCAGGCCAATAAGGACTTCTTCGCGGCCCTCGAAGCCTACAAGGGAAAGATTGATCTCATGACTTATTCCTTCTCCCCGGTCATGGTCAGAGACGCAGTCAAGATCGGCGGCGAAATCCTCAACGGCAAAAAATATGACGGCCTCGTTCTGCTTCCGACGACAGAAGTTGACGCCAAAAATTACAAAGAATATATGAATTCCGAAGAATACAAATTGCGCTACGAAGATTAA
- a CDS encoding sugar ABC transporter ATP-binding protein: protein MLLQMKNITKRFGPVAAVKNVSLDVEAGEIHGLLGENGAGKSTLMNVLAGVYPADEGEIWFDGEKPEKLSNKKAREHGIRFIHQELNLVNDLTVRENLFLGEELTNAFGIIDRKEMTRRTREVLSELKLDIDADMDVKDLETSRKQLLEIAKALLFEAKLIIMDEPTTALTNREIDLLFSIMRTLREKNIAMIYISHKMPELFAICDRYTVLRDGAFIESGRFADIDERRATELLVGKSIHDEVIRKESVPEDILLEVKSISAAGKFSDVSFSVSRGEIVAITGLHGDGRDHLAEALYGVCPIDSGEVLLKGRRLSYKSVKDTLRSGVSMVQRNRKERSIIKDMTILNNFSISKFVADAKSFLVHDETEREAFHKRKESMSIKVESEADPITSLSGGNQQKVIIARCLELASDVIILDNPTQGVDVGAKFEVYKIIARLAREGKGIILFTQEFPEIYKAADRCIVMYRGRIAASLDRSEFSDMGIMGYAAGANLEVRHESV, encoded by the coding sequence ATGTTGCTGCAAATGAAAAACATCACGAAGCGTTTCGGGCCCGTAGCGGCGGTCAAAAACGTCTCTCTTGACGTGGAGGCCGGCGAGATCCACGGCCTTTTGGGGGAAAACGGCGCCGGCAAGTCGACGTTGATGAACGTCCTCGCGGGGGTCTATCCCGCCGACGAGGGCGAAATTTGGTTTGACGGTGAAAAGCCCGAAAAGCTCAGCAATAAAAAAGCCCGTGAACACGGGATCCGCTTTATTCATCAGGAGCTGAACCTCGTCAACGATCTGACGGTCCGGGAAAATCTCTTTCTGGGCGAGGAGCTGACCAACGCCTTCGGTATCATCGACAGAAAGGAAATGACGCGGCGGACCCGTGAAGTCCTCTCTGAGCTCAAGCTCGATATTGACGCCGATATGGACGTTAAAGACCTGGAGACGTCCCGCAAACAGCTGCTGGAGATCGCAAAGGCCCTTCTTTTTGAAGCGAAGCTGATCATCATGGACGAACCCACGACGGCCCTCACCAACCGCGAGATCGATCTCCTCTTTTCGATCATGCGGACGCTCAGAGAGAAAAATATCGCGATGATCTATATTTCCCACAAGATGCCCGAGCTTTTCGCGATCTGCGACCGCTATACGGTCCTTAGGGACGGCGCTTTCATCGAGAGCGGGCGCTTCGCCGACATCGACGAAAGGCGGGCCACGGAGCTTCTTGTGGGGAAAAGCATCCACGACGAAGTCATCCGAAAGGAATCCGTACCCGAAGATATCCTGCTGGAGGTCAAGTCCATCTCGGCCGCCGGCAAATTTTCCGATGTCTCCTTCTCGGTCAGCCGCGGGGAAATCGTGGCCATAACGGGCCTTCACGGCGACGGCAGGGACCATCTGGCCGAAGCCCTCTACGGCGTTTGTCCCATCGATTCGGGCGAAGTTTTGCTCAAAGGCCGCCGGCTTTCCTACAAAAGCGTCAAAGACACGCTCCGTTCCGGCGTTTCCATGGTCCAGAGAAACCGCAAGGAACGCTCGATCATCAAGGATATGACGATATTGAACAACTTTTCGATCTCAAAATTCGTGGCCGACGCCAAGAGCTTCCTCGTCCATGACGAAACGGAACGCGAGGCTTTTCACAAACGTAAAGAGAGCATGTCCATAAAGGTCGAAAGCGAGGCCGATCCCATAACGTCCCTTTCCGGGGGCAATCAGCAGAAAGTCATTATCGCCCGCTGTCTGGAGCTCGCCTCCGACGTCATTATTCTCGATAACCCTACCCAAGGCGTCGACGTGGGCGCCAAGTTCGAAGTCTATAAAATCATCGCCCGACTGGCCCGGGAAGGCAAAGGCATCATTCTCTTCACCCAGGAATTCCCGGAAATCTACAAGGCGGCCGACCGCTGTATCGTCATGTACCGGGGCCGGATTGCGGCTTCCCTCGATCGTTCGGAATTCAGCGATATGGGGATAATGGGGTACGCCGCCGGGGCAAATCTGGAGGTGCGGCATGAATCCGTCTGA
- a CDS encoding ABC transporter permease, producing MNPSERGKFSLKKFYKEYTFVFSFLVLVVIATFINHSFLSWANLSTLVLQASIKGIIALGMALVIISGQIDLSVGSMTALVAGTGVVVLNKSASASLTLLFCLAFGTLLGAVNGLLTNRGKIAPFIVTLATMSAFRSIIVQLGQGGPFNIDMSIVMSFRMIAAGKILGIPNLALIFVAVTAFMVLFVKYSKFGRYVYAVGSNETATFLTGVNVVNVKTLCFVITGFLTGLSSFLLASRLTSITAANVGSAFEMDAIAAVAIGGTSMSGGRGKLIGTFLGIIMLQMIEGILIAARIPPFLTGLVKGVIIILAVIFQRKKD from the coding sequence ATGAATCCGTCTGAACGGGGTAAATTCAGTTTGAAAAAATTTTACAAGGAATATACCTTCGTGTTTTCCTTTCTGGTGCTGGTCGTCATCGCGACCTTCATCAACCATTCCTTTCTGTCCTGGGCAAATCTCTCGACGCTGGTATTGCAGGCATCCATCAAGGGAATCATCGCCCTCGGTATGGCTCTGGTCATCATCTCGGGACAGATCGATCTATCGGTTGGCTCCATGACGGCGCTTGTGGCGGGGACGGGGGTCGTAGTCCTCAACAAAAGCGCCAGCGCCTCATTGACGCTGTTGTTTTGTCTCGCCTTCGGGACGCTTCTTGGGGCCGTCAACGGCCTTTTGACCAATCGCGGGAAAATCGCCCCCTTTATCGTGACGCTTGCGACCATGAGCGCTTTTCGCTCGATCATCGTGCAACTGGGGCAAGGCGGTCCCTTCAATATCGATATGAGTATCGTCATGAGTTTCCGAATGATCGCGGCGGGGAAAATTTTGGGAATCCCCAATCTCGCCTTGATCTTTGTGGCCGTCACGGCCTTCATGGTCCTTTTTGTCAAATACAGCAAATTCGGCCGTTACGTCTATGCCGTGGGCTCCAACGAGACCGCGACTTTTCTGACCGGCGTCAACGTCGTCAATGTGAAGACCCTGTGCTTTGTGATAACGGGTTTCTTGACCGGCCTGTCGTCTTTTCTGCTGGCTTCCCGCCTCACGTCCATCACGGCCGCCAATGTGGGCTCGGCCTTTGAAATGGACGCCATCGCCGCCGTCGCCATAGGCGGTACATCCATGTCGGGCGGCCGCGGCAAGCTGATCGGCACATTTTTGGGGATCATCATGCTGCAAATGATCGAGGGGATTTTGATCGCGGCAAGAATTCCGCCTTTCCTGACGGGTCTTGTCAAAGGCGTGATCATTATTCTGGCCGTGATTTTCCAGCGCAAGAAAGATTAG
- a CDS encoding NAD-dependent malic enzyme, with the protein MSKSIYEESLELHKEKHGKISVVSKIKVENLHDLSKAYSPGVAQPCLEIEKNPAEIYRYTAKGNMVAVVTDGTAVLGLGDIGPEAALPVMEGKCILFKEFGDVDAFPICIKSKDPEEIIRTVKLITPSFGGVNLEDISAPRCIEIERRLKEELDIPVFHDDQHGTSVVVAAGLINAFQLLGKKFEDVKVVVNGAGAAGSSIVKMMLSLGVTNILALDSKGIIRKSNYERYDFSKREICQMTNPEDLDGKLAEAIVGADVFIGVSVANVLTKDMVRTMKRDPIIFALANPTPEIDPAEAKEAGARIIGTGRSDYPNQINNVLVFPGLFKGALRARAKKITESMKLAAARGLAALIPTSELRDDYVIPGAFDKRVAEAVAAEVEKVAKAEGVCRA; encoded by the coding sequence ATGAGCAAAAGTATTTATGAAGAATCACTGGAATTGCACAAAGAAAAACACGGAAAAATTTCCGTGGTATCGAAGATCAAGGTCGAAAACCTGCATGATCTCTCGAAGGCCTATTCGCCGGGCGTGGCCCAGCCCTGCCTCGAGATAGAAAAAAATCCCGCCGAAATTTACCGCTATACGGCCAAGGGCAATATGGTTGCCGTGGTTACCGACGGAACGGCGGTATTGGGCCTCGGAGACATCGGCCCCGAGGCGGCCCTTCCGGTCATGGAGGGAAAATGTATCCTTTTCAAGGAATTCGGCGATGTGGACGCCTTTCCGATCTGTATTAAATCCAAAGATCCCGAAGAAATCATTCGGACCGTCAAGCTGATCACGCCTTCCTTTGGCGGCGTCAATCTTGAGGATATCTCCGCTCCGAGGTGTATCGAAATCGAGCGAAGACTCAAGGAAGAACTGGACATTCCGGTATTTCATGACGATCAACACGGGACATCGGTCGTGGTGGCGGCGGGACTCATCAACGCCTTTCAGCTGCTGGGGAAGAAATTTGAAGACGTAAAAGTCGTCGTGAACGGCGCGGGCGCGGCGGGGAGCTCCATCGTAAAAATGATGCTTTCCCTCGGCGTAACGAATATCCTGGCCCTCGACAGCAAAGGAATCATTCGTAAGAGCAATTACGAACGCTATGATTTTTCCAAGCGGGAAATCTGCCAAATGACTAATCCCGAAGACCTTGACGGGAAACTGGCCGAGGCCATCGTCGGCGCCGACGTCTTTATCGGCGTATCCGTGGCCAATGTGCTGACAAAGGATATGGTCCGGACCATGAAGCGCGATCCCATCATCTTCGCGCTGGCAAACCCGACGCCCGAAATCGACCCCGCAGAGGCCAAAGAAGCGGGCGCTCGGATTATCGGGACCGGCCGCTCCGATTATCCCAACCAGATCAATAACGTTCTCGTTTTCCCGGGACTCTTTAAGGGGGCGCTCCGGGCCAGAGCGAAAAAAATCACCGAATCCATGAAACTTGCCGCGGCCAGAGGACTTGCGGCTTTGATCCCGACTTCCGAACTAAGGGATGACTATGTGATCCCCGGGGCCTTTGACAAACGGGTCGCCGAGGCTGTGGCCGCCGAAGTCGAAAAAGTCGCCAAAGCCGAAGGCGTTTGCAGGGCGTAA
- a CDS encoding MipA/OmpV family protein: MLYGFCYAENKLSVGVGARAANLNDFYRGNAMVAPVPLVNARLDNFFIDDHFNIGVDLFDLDAFTFSLFVNPLDGMKVKGKNMDPGYKTIEDRNYQVSAGVIVGYDLNFYNTRALVSVSGSKQGAKGNVKMLKPFTVTDRFYLVPSIAGNVYSKDYADYYWGVDANELGGKIGGTYTPDTVYSAQLELAAEYYLTEKLTLLAFMSVERFSSDVEKSPIIDSNTLMMMGAGFKFQF; encoded by the coding sequence GTGCTATACGGATTTTGTTACGCGGAAAACAAATTGTCGGTCGGGGTAGGCGCCCGGGCCGCCAATCTCAATGACTTTTACCGGGGCAACGCCATGGTGGCGCCGGTCCCGCTGGTCAACGCGAGGCTTGACAACTTCTTTATCGACGATCATTTCAATATCGGCGTGGATCTCTTTGATCTCGACGCCTTTACCTTTTCCCTCTTCGTGAACCCGCTGGACGGCATGAAGGTCAAGGGGAAAAATATGGATCCGGGATACAAGACCATCGAAGACAGGAATTATCAGGTGTCGGCAGGCGTTATCGTGGGCTACGACCTGAATTTCTACAATACGCGGGCCCTTGTTTCCGTGAGCGGAAGCAAACAGGGCGCCAAGGGCAACGTCAAGATGTTGAAGCCCTTTACGGTCACGGACCGCTTCTATCTCGTGCCCTCGATCGCGGGAAACGTGTATTCCAAGGATTACGCGGACTATTACTGGGGCGTGGACGCCAATGAGTTGGGCGGCAAAATCGGCGGGACCTATACGCCCGACACGGTCTATTCGGCCCAGCTGGAGTTGGCTGCCGAATATTACCTGACCGAGAAACTTACGCTTCTGGCTTTTATGTCGGTGGAGAGATTCTCCTCAGACGTCGAGAAATCCCCGATTATCGACAGCAACACGCTGATGATGATGGGCGCGGGTTTCAAATTCCAATTCTGA